From a single Pochonia chlamydosporia 170 chromosome Unknown PCv3seq00010, whole genome shotgun sequence genomic region:
- a CDS encoding non-hemolytic phospholipase C precursor (similar to Talaromyces marneffei ATCC 18224 XP_002148069.1): MAGLRFAGLAPVLALCSSLVGTATADSLADIDHVVLFMQENRAFDHYFGTMAGVRGFSDANLQMNNGVPVWKQLTTKQQTTKTDYVTPWYLNYLGGNWSEATQCMNAGSNGWFENHAAWNFGTNDHWAMNNTPWSIGFYKKQDLPTQWALAENWVIGDMYQESVVASTNPNRVSWISGSINVPGSPQKPDQGGNPYIDNNETPGCESGGVNCFPLKWKTAAEYYQDAGVTWNVFQDADNFDDNPYAWFDQFRKAKSGSALYDHGMKGTSLASFYDQAAKGTLPEVSYIVGPMQLSEHPPYSPHDGAWLQDAITRAVLNSPKYNKTALIVSYDETGGWFDHVNPYHSPDGTPGEWLNDPAGQVGHTFAGPGFRLPFYIISPWTRNGGVYTEHADHNSQIKFIEKWQAAKGKNVQTSEMVPWRRENMGDLVNAFDFSNPDYSIPNLPVAPKPHVNSKGQYDGSSYCQSRFSTTRPPVPYTGDGVIEDLTTVVEHGFKVIRGGLTEGRYLVLETNGYSLTNAGCKNTKNASVTKSTPNHEKIAHRWIAHAAQIGGDIFTLQSASNKQYLCKDGSLCADAKSAESFTVQFTAGRGYSWKQQQGGKYLSGEGAKLGFTGSAAYWKIYSVSY, from the exons ATGGCTGGGCTACGATTCGCTGGTCTTGCCCCTGTGCTGGCCTTGTGCAGTTCGCTTGTTGGAACTGCCACGGCTGACAGCTTGGCGGACATTGATCATGTCGTTCTATTCATGCAAG AAAACAGGGCGTTTGACCATTATTTTGGTACCATGGCTGGTGTTCGTGGATTCAGTGACGCAAACTTGCAAATGAATAATGGTGTGCCTGTCTGGAAGCAGCTTACAACCAAGCAGCAAACTACTAAAACGGACTATGTGACTCCATGGTATCTGAATTACCTTGGCGGCAATTGGTCTGAAGCCACCCAGTGCATGAACGCTGGCAGCAACGGCTGGTTTGAAAACCATGCCGCCTGGAACTTTGGCACAAATGATCACTGGGCAATGAATAACACTCCCTGGAGTATTGGATTCTATAAGAAGCAAGACCTTCCCACCCAGTGGGCTCTCGCAGAGAACTGGGTTATTGGCGACATGTATCAG GAATCTGTTGTTGCCTCCACAAACCCAAACCGTGTCAGCTGGATTTCGGGCTCAATTAATGTTCCTGGCTCACCACAGAAGCCAGATCAGGGCGGCAACCCGTACATTGACAATAACGAGACTCCTGGCTGTGAAAGCGGTGGCGTTAATTGCTTTCCCCTGAAGTGGAAAACCGCTGCCGAGTATTACCAGGATGCAGGCGTTACTTGGAACGTGTTCCAAGATGCGGACAACTTTGATGACAACCCATATGCCTGGTTTGACCAATTCCGCAAGGCCAAGAGTGGCTCTGCTCTGTACGACCACGGCATGAAAGGTACTTCTCTCGCCTCATTCTATGACCAAGCTGCGAAAGGTACTTTACCTGAAGTGTCCTACATTGTTGGCCCCATGCAGCTTTCAGAGCACCCCCCATATTCGCCTCACGATGGCGCCTGGCTACAAGATGCCATTACACGCGCTGTTCTCAACTCGCCAAAATATAACAAGACAGCACTCATCGTTTCGTATGATGAGACAGGTGGTTGGTTTGATCATGTTAACCCTTATCATTCACCTGATGGCACTCCTGGCGAGTGGCTCAATGATCCTGCTGGCCAAGTTGGGCATACCTTTGCCGGCCCTGGCTTTAGACTACCCTTTTATATCATTTCCCCTTGGACTCGAAATGGCGGCGTGTATACCGAACACGCTGACCACAACTCTCAAATCAAGTTCATTGAGAAGTGGCAGGCTGCCAAGGGAAAGAACGTTCAAACTAGTGAGATGGTCCCTTGGCGCCGTGAGAACATGGGCGACCTCGTCAATGCCTTCGACTTCAGCAACCCAGACTACAGCATTCCCAACCTACCAGTCGCCCCGAAGCCCCATGTGAACTCCAAGGGACAGTACGATGGTTCCTCATACTGCCAGTCCAGATTCTCAACCACACGGCCTCCTGTTCCATACACCGGTGATGGTGTCATTGAGGATTTGACTACTGTGGTCGAACACGGTTTCAAGGTTATCCGTGGAGGACTGACCGAAGGTCGGTACCTTGTGTTGGAGACAAACGGCTATTCCTTGACCAATGCAGGGTGCAAGAATACCAAAAACGCAAGTGTAACAAAGAGCACCCCTAACCACGAAAAGATCGCACACAGGTGGATCGCGCATGCTGCCCAAATTGGAGGGGACATTTTCACATTACAGAGTGCAAGCAACAAGCAATATCTTTGCAAGGATGGCAGTCTTTGCGCGGACGCCAAGAGTGCGGAATCCTTTACGGTGCAGTTCACTGCCGGCAGGGGTTACAGCtggaagcagcagcaaggagGGAAGTATTTGTCTGGAGAGGGTGCGAAATTAGGCTTCACCGGCAGTGCTGCTTACTGGAAGATATATAGTGTTAGTTACTAA
- a CDS encoding major facilitator superfamily domain-containing protein 5 protein (similar to Eutypa lata UCREL1 XP_007791459.1), which produces MDFYQANLGLFAAANTYLVWSQHRKPSWKHGQAPPSPDQAAVEVGEKDAKPSAQAREFQLNFFIPYTLAAAADWLQGPHIYALYKYDKHLPEKMVATLYSVGFISGGISASFVGGAADRFGRKKACLLYCVLYAVTCLTMISDSLPILFLGRFAGGVCTTLLYSVFEAWMISDYHDRGLQSSELDLGPVFSTMTTISCVVAIVCGVLGDVLVTVSGTRTWPFMLAIACCCVSAAFISKNWRENLGSLKLGQTPSDSFKSGIRAITGNPKILSLGLISCVFEGTMYLFIFFWSAALQTARTATGSTKDLPFGLIFSNFMCAMMAGPALASHLARRLKGTQRSTDVLFNVILLAACCLALAVALRNERTIFWTFCFLEACIGAYFPAMANLKSELVEDKSRAMIYSILRFPLNVFVVIGHSLDREGSEHRDNVFLVCSALLVASFAVARRYLP; this is translated from the exons ATGGACTTTTATCAAGCAAATTTGGGGTTATTTGCCGCGGCAAACACCTATCTTGTTTGGTCTCAACACCGAAAACCGTCTTGGAAACATGGCCAAGCACCACCATCTCCGGATCAAGCGGCAGTAGAAGTTGGTGAGAAAGATGCAAAGCCAAGTGCACAGGCTCGAGAGTTTCAGTTGAACTTTTTCATCCCATATACACTAGCCGCTGCGGCAGATTGGTTGCAG GGCCCTCATATCTACGCTCTTTACAAGTATGACAAGCATCTTCCTGAGAAAATGGTTGCCACCTTGTACTCCGTCGGCTTCATCTCCGGCGGCATCAGTGCCTCATTTGTAGGCGGTGCCGCTGACAGGTTTGGGCGAAAGAAGGCTTGCTTGCTATACTGCGTTCTGTATGCAGTAACGTGCTTGACAATGATAAGTGACAGCTTGCCGATCTTGTTCCTCGGACGCTTTGCTGGCGGCGTTTGCACCACGCTTCTATATAGTGTCTTCGAAGCGTGGATGATCTCGGACTACCATGATAGGGGATTGCAGTCCTCTGAGCTGGATCTTGGCCCCGTATTCAGCACCATGACCACCATTAGCTGTGTCGTTGCCATTGTTTGCGGCGTTTTGGGTGACGTACTTGTAACGGTTTCAGGTACGCGAACTTGGCCATTTATGCTTGCCATAGCATGTTGTTGTGTATCGGCGGCTTTCATTTCAAAGAATTGG CGAGAGAATTTGGGGTCCTTGAAGTTGGGCCAGACACCATCGGACAGCTTCAAATCTGGCATTCGTGCCATTACTGGCAACCCCAAGATCTTATCACTGGGGCTAATCTCGTGCGTGTTTGAAGGCACAATGTATCTTTTCATATTTTTCTGGTCTGCCGCTTTGCAAACTGCACGGACAGCAACTGGTTCAACCAAGGACCTGCCGTTTGGACTTatattctccaacttcaTGTGCGCCATGATGGCCGGGCCGGCGTTAGCAAGTCATCTGGCTCGACGATTAAAAGGGACCCAGCGATCCACCGATGTTTTATTCAACGTTATTTTACTAGCGGCCTGCTGTTTAGCGCTGGCAGTTGCTCTTCGAAACGAGAGGACAATATTCTGGACGTTTTGTTTTCTCGAGGCTTGTATCGGGGCTTACTTTCCCGCTATGGCTAACTTGAAGAGCGAGTTGGTTGAGGATAAGAGCCGAGCAATGATTTACAGCATTTTACGATTCCCCCTCAATGTATTTGTTGTCATTGGGCATAGCTTGGACAGGGAAG GGAGTGAGCATCGAGACAATGTCTTCTTGGTTTGCAGTGCGCTACTCGTCGCGTCATTTGCTGTGGCACGAAGGTATTTGCCCTAG
- a CDS encoding sugar transporter (similar to Aspergillus flavus NRRL3357 XP_002372647.1): MEKSTNNAIPPSGSSSDYLEQPLDRKSGEKGSGIAAVFSRLGNLPEWKVKGEHLAGSTLNWAIGFIASCGFLMFGYDQGVLSALLTLDDFQKNIALMTPRDQSNDLCWLNNPTNTIPNPDMCKGDPNTQAAAVAIYQIGCFLGAVLILVYGEVWGRKSSTFWGSLIMIIGTIMQAAAFEYGLFVGGRIVGGIGNGMVTSTIPTWQSECARPHLRGFLILISGALISGGIMIAYWVDYGFYFLEGSVRWRFPIAFQSFFTIIVMWGLLYLPESPRWLAMKGRLGEAGYVTARLLGKPIDHEEVTTEVQAITEALEAQSTKGKFRYRELLTNGPSQNLRRTILGIAAQFFQQICGINLITYYATFLFENSLGFDPAMSRLLAAANGTEYFLASLVALPLIERTGRRKLMLIGAFGMMASMAILAGTVSTGGVKENGAPVLETRYGVTATVFLFVFNTFFAIGWLGMTWLYPAEITNLRIRIQANALSTCSNWLSNFLIVMITPPAFSNLGYKTYVMFAVFNAAILPCVYLFFPEPKGRSLEELDIIFASANQDKVSPVKRAKEMRHIEGHELESELERYFGSNASLRRSIT, from the exons atGGAGAAGAGTACAAACAATGCGATTCCACCTAGTGGCTCGTCGTCCGACTACCTAGAGCAGCCATTAGATCGCAAATCGGGTGAAAAGGGTTCCGGCATTGCGGCCGTCTTCTCGAGGCTTGGCAACTTGCCTGAATGGAAAGTGAAAGGAGAACATCTGGCCGGTAGCACCCTCAATTGGGCTATTGGCTTCATCGCATCATGTGGTTTCCTCATGTTTGG TTATGATCAAGGCGTCCTAAGCGCCCTGTTGACACTTGATGACTTTCAGAAGAACATTGCGCTCATGACGCCTCGAGATCAATCAAACGACCTCTGCTGGCTCAATAACCCAACCAATACCATCCCGAACCCTGATATGTGTAAGGGTGATCCCAATACCCAGGCTGCCGCGGTCGCAATTTACCAGATCGGATGCTTTCTGGGCGCAGTGCTCATATTGGTGTACGGTGAAGTTTGGGGGAGAAAGTCGTCCACTTTCTGGGGCAGTTTGATCATGATTATTGGTACTATTATGCAAGCAGCCGCTTTTGAATACGGACTCTTCGTTGGTGGCCGAATAGTAGGCGGAATTGGCAACGGAATGGTCACCTCAA CTATCCCTACCTGGCAATCTGAGTGTGCTCGTCCACACTTAAGAGGATTTCTTATTCTTATATCGGGAGCGCTTATTTCTGGGGGAATCATGATTGCGTACTGGGTAGATTATGGATTTTACTTCCTCGAAGGCTCAGTTCGTTGGCGCTTCCCAATTGCCTTTCAGTCATTCTTCACCATTATTGTTATGTGGGGGTTACTCTATCTTCCGGAATCACCTCgctggctggccatgaaAGGTCGACTGGGAGAAGCCGGATACGTCACCGCAAGGCTACTGGGCAAGCCAATCGACCATGAAGAAGTTACTACAGAGGTCCAGGCAATCACAGAAGCTCTGGAAGCGCAAAGTACTAAGGGAAAGTTTCGATATCGCGAGCTCTTGACCAATGGGCCGTCCCAGAATCTTCGCCGCACTATTCTGGGAATAGCTGCTCAATTCTTCCAGCAAATTTGTGGCATCAACCTTATTACTTACTACGCAACTTTCTTGTTTGAAAATTCACTAGGTTTTGATCCAGCCATgtctcgtcttcttgctgctgcaaaTGGAACAGAATACTTCTTGGCTTCACTCGTTGCTTTACCACTAATAGAGAGAACTGGGCGCAGAAAGCTGATGCTCATAGGAGCTTTTGGAATGATGGCATCTATGGCTATTTTAGCCGGAACTGTATCCACCGGCGGCGTGAAGGAGAACGGTGCTCCCGTGCTTGAGACCAGGTATGGTGTAACGGCAACGGTCtttctcttcgtcttcaatACCTTCTTCGCCATTG GCTGGCTTGGAATGACATGGCTATATCCCGCCGAGATCACCAATCTTCGCATTCGAATCCAAGCTAATGCCCTCTCGACCTGTTCCAACTGGCTTTCAAACTTCCTCATTGTCATGATCACGCCTCCTGCGTTTTCTAATCTTGGATACAAAACATATGTCATGTTTGCTGTTTTCAATGCGGCCATCTTGCCTTGTGTTTATTTGTTCTTTCCGGAACCAAAAGGTCGCAGCTTGGAGGAACTGGATATCATATTTGCCAGCGCCAACCAGGACAAAGTAAGTCCGGTCAAGAGAGCAAAAGAAATGCGACATATCGAGGGCCACGAACTCGAGAGCGAGCTGGAAAGATATTTTGGGTCAAATGCTTCTCTTCGCCGCAGTATTACTTAG
- a CDS encoding FkbM family methyltransferase (similar to Metarhizium robertsii ARSEF 23 XP_007824833.1), producing MGIKRSNQQLAIVGVWVVLFLVAYLSLVPSHGGVGFLNHALGRGGIRPRFIFVDLGANRADSLDAFLRKEDAKFQYEFPRPDWARYDEADIYLFEGNPVFNPALVQAKQRCRGQGINVNIFPSTIVDVKDGTRTFFLDTVNDAHDYWGSSTYANHHDAVNSGSNGTELTAVNISRWLLMNTLPHDFVVVKMDIEGSEYDVLPHMVEMGAWTVIDHLLIEWHESLPDEAAAKKASLAAEKLKAEGVSMPEYNSPA from the exons atggGTATCAAAAGATCAAACCAACAACTTGCCATTGTGGGTGTATGGGTTGTATTATTCCTCGTCGCGTATTTGAGCCTCGTCCCATCACATGGAGGCGTAGGTTTTCTGAACCATGCGCTTGGCCGCGGCGGTATCAGACCAAGATTCATCTTCGTCGATCTCGGAGCCAATCGTGCGGACTCATTAGACGCTTTTCTCAGAAAAGAAGACGCAAAGTTCCAGTACGAGTTTCCCCGTCCTGACTGGGCGCGGTATGACGAGGCCG ATATTTATCTCTTTGAAGGGAACCCAGTATTCAATCCGGCTCTAGTGCAAGCAAAGCAACGCTGCCGCGGCCAAGGGATCAATGTCAACATATTCCCTTCCACTATTGTGGACGTCAAAGACGGAACCCGGACTTTCTTCCTCGACACAGTAAACGACGCTCACGATTACTGGGGATCGTCTACTTACGCGAATCACCACGATGCCGTCAATTCGGGATCGAACGGAACCGAGCTGACAGCAGTTAATATATCCAGGTGGCTGTTGATGAACACGCTGCCTCACGACTTCGTCgttgtcaagatggacattgaGGGCAGTGAATACGATGTTCTTCCACATATGGTGGAAATGGGCGCATGGACCGTCATTGACCATCTTCTTATCGAGTGGCATGAGAGTCTCCCCGATGAGGCCGCTGCTAAGAAAGCGAGTTTGGCGGCAGAGAAGCTGAAGGCAGAAGGCGTGAGCATGCCCGAGTACAACTCCCCAGCTTAG
- a CDS encoding triose-phosphate transporter (similar to Metarhizium robertsii ARSEF 23 XP_007824603.2): MPSDMSTSSKRQPASGIDEKAGDYGNHDKTRWLGNKTFHTGVCISSWIIISNSTILFNKWLIDSRGFHFPILLTCWHLFFATLATQILARTTKLLDSRKKISMSAGVYARAILPISIFYSISLVTSNMAYLYLSIPFIQILKTTAPAVMLFVAWAAGTANPTFATILNIFWVIGGVMLASSGEIQFSLIGFLYQMGGIVSESIRLIMIQLLLSNDGLKMDPLVGLYYFAPACCLMNFLIALPTNEILNISWQAVQDVGVGLLFLNALIAFMLNIASVCLIGQTSGLVMTLTGILKNILLVVVSVMIWNTQITFVQVVGYTIALAGLVYYSLGYEQLVKASKAGLTWTSNLLSGRAVHGTSSICLKTRRVIVTALLMAGLISLSPRLWRYHKYEELRI; encoded by the exons ATGCCCAGCGATATGTCCACATCGTCAAAGCGACAGCCGGCCTCCGGTATCGACGAGAAAGCTGGGGATTACGGAAACCatgacaagacaagatgGCTTGGAAACAAAACCTTCCACACAGGCGTGTGTATCTC ATCTTGGATCATCATTTCCAATAGCACCATTCTTTTCAACAAGTGGCTTATAGACTCACGAGGATTCC ATTTCC CGATTCTTCTTACATGCTGGCACCTGTTTTTCGCAACCCTGGCCACCCAAATTCTGGCTcgcaccaccaaactcctAGACTCTCGAAAGAAGATCTCCATGTCAGCGGGTGTCTACGCTCGAGCCATTCTTCCAATTAGCATCTTCTACTCCATTTCCCTCGTCACATCAAACATGGCTTACTTATACCTGTCTATTCCGTTCATACAAATTCTCAAGACCACGGCACCAGCTGTTATGCTTTTCGTTGCTTGGGCCGCAGGCACGGCAAACCCAACTTTTGCAACAATCCTTAATATATTTTGGGTCATTGGCGGTGTCATGCTGGCATCAAGTGGCGAGATTCAGTTTTCTCTTATTGGCTTCCTCTATCAGATGGGCGGCATTGTCTCTGAATCGATCCGCCTCATTATGATTCAACTTCTGCTGAGCAATGACGGGTTGAAAATGGATCCGTTAGTGGGTTTGTATTATTTTGCTCCCGCATGCTGCTTGATGAATTTTCTCATCGCCCTGCCTACCAATGAGATTTTGAATATCTCGTGGCAAGCTGTGCAGGATGTAGGAGTTGGCCTGCTGTTCCTCAACGCCCTGATAGCGTTTATGCTCAATATTGCAAGTGTCTGTTTG ATTGGCCAAACATCTGGCTTGGTCATGACATTGACTGGCATCTTGAAGAACATTCTGTTGGTTGTCGTATCAGTAATGATATGGAACACGCAAATCACGTTTGTACAAGTTGTGGGTTACACTATTGCTCTTGCTGGCCTAGTTTACTATTCTCTCGGATATGAGCAGCTAGTCAAGGCGTCGAAGGCCGGTCTCACATGGACTTCGAACTTGCTGAGTGGCCGAGCAGTGCACGGTACTAGCTCGATTTGTCTCAAGACAAGACGCGTAATCGTAACGGCTCTTCTCATGGCGGGACTGATAAGTCTCTCGCCCAGGTTGTGGAGATATCACAAGTACGAAGAGTTGAGGATTTAG
- a CDS encoding LPS glycosyltransferase (similar to Metarhizium acridum CQMa 102 XP_007812033.1), translating to MATRYDRLDAASLQAYLSGIDITLSSGVSPDMMHDVGMPPTHTPGLLGDGQKGCWRAHANIWSKMLRENTKAALIIEADASWDTNLREIMLNLNRNFTEFLRSTDSQSLPKPRLRSQSQMTQNEPLDMNDEDPWHSDHWDIISIGQCSEETLNSDINMIYDDPHVPPGMDYYGRILGRERVIRKAGHQGCTTGYAVSLNGAAKLLLRFAADLDQAVDMGMSSLVQSGHLTSYSVYPPILAQWVYVDGISMDQRGSNSDMGGTEGSSIGSESDPNAVDWEDVRKAGSVWAPKKWPSNAAFEEMALQSAWQQIFGGADPYTGLTTTYSW from the exons ATGGCTACACGTTATGATCGTCTTGACGCAGCATCTCTTCAGGCATATCTATCCGGAATAGATATTACTCTGTCGTCAGGGGTCAGTCCAGACATGATGCATGATGTCGGCATGCCACCTACGCACACCCCGGGTTTGCTTGGTGATGGACAAAAAGGTTGCTGGAGAGCACATGCCAAT ATTTGGTCAAAGATGCTGCGCGAAAACACGAAAGCCGCTCTAATTATCGAAGCTGACGCGAGTTGGGACACTAATCTGCGTGAGATTATGTTAAACTTGAACAGAAATTTCACAGAGTTCCTCCGCAGTACCGACTCACAGAGCCTACCGAAaccaaggctgagaagccagTCGCAGATGACACAAAACGAGCCCTTGGATATGAATGACGAGGACCCCTGGCATAGTGACCACTGGGATATTATTTCGATTGGGCAGTGTTCCGAGGAAACACTTAACAGCGATATCAACATGATTTATGATGATCCACACGTACCTCCAGGGATGGACTATTATGGTCGAATATTAGGCCGGGAGAGAGTTATTAGGAAGGCTGGTCATCAGGGATGCACGACTGGGTACGCAGTTAGTCTGAATGGCGCGGCAAAGCTATTGCTTCGTTTCGCAGCAGACTTGGACCAAGCAGTAGATATGGGCATGTCGAGCCTCGTTCAGAGCGGCCACCTCACTTCTTATAGTGTATATCCACCAATTCTGGCGCAATGGGTGTATGTTGATGGAATTAGCATGGATCAACGGGGATCAAATAGCGACATGGGAGGCACCGAAGGAAGTTCCATTGGCAGCGAGTCGGATCCAAACGCTGTAGATTGGGAGGATGTAAGGAAAGCTGGAAGTGTCTGGGCACCTAAGAAGTGGCCATCGAATGCGGCGTTTGAGGAGATGGCTCTGCAGAGTGCATGGCAACAAATATTTGGGGGCGCAGATCCGTACACCGGGCTCACGACAACGTACTCTTGGTAG
- a CDS encoding glycosyltransferase family 31 protein (similar to Metarhizium robertsii ARSEF 23 XP_007824834.1), which translates to MSGILAKQETPSLWRRKAVSSRWRRTIVFLLMVFAFLSALTITSKQIGRVCYGNSCGMFGLREMLPKFAPDRAHSNPGDNIVDDRDPIQGHNMAEDAKASIRSDDECAHFPDTSNVLILMKTGASEAYSRLPVHLLTMLKCLPNNFLLFSDMAENIAGHTVYDSLENVLDSVKESNGDFHIYHRQNQCPIAHEQCNRDHDVGFEGWNLDKYKNVHIAERAYKMRPNYDWYFFIDADTYVSFPTLMDWLPSVDSNKLHYIGHQKHSGTFPFAHGGSGYLMSKAIMRSMFFGRTGVANKYDEPTQQGCCGDIMWSEIVLNETGLTPENMWPAINEFKPRTFSYYEDQWCQPIITLHHVNGEEINDLYAFEKEQKFAHRITIKDVYNQFVAAHLQEVQPDWDNESEDVYYLDGEAREYEESELDKAKKEDLSDQEREAHKSHSDCRAACEAQEDCFQWRYRKGICGLSYKKFKHGTAVKRDDDDSQRAFSGWDMKRIKKWINEQGDCDGPYQWRVQDNKE; encoded by the exons ATGTCGGGGATTCTAGCAAAGCAAGAAACACCATCACTGTGGCGCCGCAAGGCCGTATCATCACGATGGAGAAGGACCATTGTATTCTTACTCATGGTTTTCGCCTTTTTGTCGGCGCTGACTATAACTTCCAAACAAATCGGTCGAGTATGCTATGGGAACTCTTGCGGCATGTTCGGATTGCGGGAAATGCTGCCCAAGTTCGCACCCGACAGAGCGCACAGTAACCCTGGGGACAACATAGTCGACGACCGAGATCCGATACAGGGTCACAACATGGCAGAGGACGCCAAGGCTTCAATTCGCAGTGACGATGAGTGCGCTCACTTCCCAGATACCTCGAACGTTTTAATACTCATGAAGACTGGGGCATCTGAGGCTTATTCGAGGCTTCCTGTCCATCTGTTGACAATGCTAAAGTGTCTACCGAACAACTTCCTCCTATTCAGCGACATGGCCGAGAATATTGCCGGTCATACTGTTTACGACAGTCTCGAAAATGTGTTAGACTCGGTCAAGGAAAGCAACGGCGACTTCCACATTTACCATCGCCAGAACCAGTGTCCCATTGCTCACGAGCAGTGTAACCGGGATCAcgatgttggctttgaggGGTGGAATCTCGACAAGTACAAGAATGTTCATATCGCGGAGAGGGCATATAAAATGAGACCAAACTACGATTGGTACTTTTTCATCGATGCTGATACATACGTCAGCTTCCCGACTCTGATGGACTGGCTGCCTTCCGTTGATTCAAACAAGCTTCACTATATCGGCCACCAGAAACATTCTGGTACTTTCCCGTTTGCTCATGGCGGTAGCGGATACCTCATGTCCAAAGCCATAATGCGCTCCATGTTTTTTGGCAGAACGGGTGTCGCAAACAAGTATGACGAGCCTACCCAGCAGGGCTGCTGTGGTGATATTATGTGGAGTGAAATCGTGCTCAACGAAACTGGACTGACTCCGGAGAACATG TGGCCAGCCATTAACGAGTTCAAACCACGCACCTTTAGTTACTACGAGGACCAGTGGTGCCAGCCTATTATCACATTACATCATGTCAATGGCGAGGAAATCAACGATTTATACGCTTTTGAGAAAGAGCAAAAGTTTGCCCACAGGATAACCATCAAAGATGTCTACAACCAGTTCGTGGCAGCCCACCTTCAAGAGGTGCAACCAGACTGGGACAATGAGAGTGAAGACGTGTATTATTTGGATGGAGAGGCCAGAGAGTACGAGGAGTCGGAGctggacaaggccaagaaagaagaCTTGTCGGATCAGGAACGAGAAGCACATAAGAGCCATTCAGACTGTAGAGCAGCCTGTGAGGCACAAGAGGACTGTTTTCAATGGAGGTATCGAAAGGGCATTTGCGGTTTAAGTTATAAGAAGTTTAAGCATGGTACTGCGGTAAAGCGGGACGACGACGACTCACAACGCGCCTTTAGCGGCTGGGATATGAAGAGGATCAAGAAGTGGATTAACGAACAAGGCGATTGTGATGGGCCGTATCAATGGCGCGTACAGGACAATAAGGAGTAG
- a CDS encoding galactosyl transferase GMA12/MNN10 family protein (similar to Metarhizium robertsii ARSEF 23 XP_007824835.1) codes for MNIPRWAKISLGIAVAVLIYNTNVFVRHRYGHVKWLETHPLQVHGDGTCADSIRVSESLIEKAKGMRQQCQNSASPLRAYGSWGTRIATATTHFSNPDNPQRFFQKGIETHILHSLIHGSRLHVLCTPIIDHMWNKQAFVQSILLQELAKPPQERLEWIFWADRDTVILDYCRNPASYIPAKSHRSYNAATEPTREQNLNLLITQDTRGLNAGVFLIRVCDWSVNFLSDVIAFRHFKPDVELPFDEQTAMEQLLQEDRYKDNVAYIPQPWINTYAWDTAEDFMNRKDVEGLDDWAARKGDFLIHFAGNWNKELNLVEYADVGEKMFNIWQTRDILRDVSMDIDYFWGNFSNGQG; via the coding sequence ATGAATATCCCAAGATGGGCTAAAATTAGCCTGGGTATCGCGGTCGCAGTCTTGATCTACAACACAAATGTATTCGTTCGCCACCGATACGGCCACGTCAAATGGCTTGAAACTCATCCACTGCAAGTccatggcgatggcactTGCGCTGACTCCATCAGAGTCTCCGAGAGTCTAATagaaaaagcaaaaggcATGCGGCAGCAGTGTCAGAACTCGGCTTCGCCTCTACGAGCATATGGATCCTGGGGAACACGAATTGCAACAGCGACAACACACTTCTCTAATCCCGACAATCCCCAGAGATTTTTCCAAAAGGGCATAGAAACACACATTCTGCACAGTCTGATACATGGCTCGCGATTACATGTCTTGTGCACGCCAATCATTGATCACATGTGGAACAAGCAAGCGTTCGTTCAATCGATTCTTCTGCAGGAACTGGCAAAACCGCCACAGGAACGCCTCGAATGGATATTCTGGGCAGATCGAGATACCGTCATTTTAGACTATTGCCGCAACCCTGCCAGCTATATCCCTGCAAAATCGCATAGAAGCTACAACGCAGCCACAGAACCGACAAGGGAGCAAAATCTCAACTTGCTCATAACCCAGGACACGAGAGGCCTAAATGCTGGCGTCTTTCTTATCCGCGTATGTGATTGGAGTGTCAACTTTCTCAGCGACGTGATTGCCTTTCGGCATTTCAAGCCCGACGTCGAACTTCCATTCGACGAGCAAACCGCAATGGAGCAACTTCTTCAGGAGGACCGATATAAAGACAATGTTGCGTACATCCCGCAGCCTTGGATTAACACATATGCATGGGATACAGCGGAGGACTTTATGAACAGAAAAGACGTCGAAGGCCTCGACGACTGGGCGGCCCGGAAAGGGGACTTTCTCATTCACTTTGCGGGAAATTGGAACAAAGAACTGAACCTTGTTGAATATGCGGATGTTGGAGAGAAGATGTTCAATATTTGGCAGACAAGAGACATCCTGCGGGACGTAAGCATGGATATTGACTACTTCTGGGGGAACTTCAGCAATGGACAGGGCTGA